In Ignavibacteriales bacterium, the DNA window AATTTCTCTGCTTAAAAATGAATTGGGAAATATTATTTTCAATTCAGAGTTTGCAGCACGTACTTCTATTTTCTCTTTTAAATCTGAACTCCTTTTTGATTCATCGATACGATCTTGATGCTTTAATTCCTGCTCGTAATAATCATCGGTAACCAGATCAACCTTCTGACTCGCGGCAATATAGACTAAAGCTCCAACACCAACCGCGAATATCACAACAACTAATGCAATTCCGAAACCCCAATTAAACTTCATGAACTATTCCTTTCCCCCAACCGGTCCTAAAAAAGATGTTTCAATAATTTGGGCAATCTCACCGTTGCGTAGTACTTCAATTTG includes these proteins:
- a CDS encoding FixH family protein produces the protein MKFNWGFGIALVVVIFAVGVGALVYIAASQKVDLVTDDYYEQELKHQDRIDESKRSSDLKEKIEVRAANSELKIIFPNSFLSREITGTIMLYRPSDRKIDIMLPLVLDSANTQTILTSSFQKGLWRTKIMWEYQKEKYYQEEVVIIQ